A genomic segment from Gadus morhua chromosome 4, gadMor3.0, whole genome shotgun sequence encodes:
- the LOC115542623 gene encoding zinc finger protein aebp2 isoform X1, with the protein MSLLPPPPHCSAEQREEEEGPESSTFQLLRHRSAPGGLKMAALTTDGTERGSEEPADGTGEPGAEARAPPPDHRQELPCDAEHGADMEADGGDGGDPSPGPHADKEPVPSTECGDSDGKTTEKLCEPPGESPGGPASLAGSSETQPGEQRAESGRTKPGGRPAEPGPRRRASLEISSSDGEPLSRMDSEDSISSTLMDAESGASSGRSTPAMMNGHGGGVGGGVAVGGAGPAGAGPVAMAVGPPGAGGVKPAPGYTCCWDHCHLQNPSSPDLAEHIRALHVDPQRGGVFVCLWKGCKVYNTPSTSHSWLQRHMLTHSGDKPFKCVVGGCNATFASQGGLARHVPTHFSSGGRPGSNGRLKEESPSKAGLNKRRKLKSKRRRSLRMYSVPAGSQRMSRPHDFFDAQTMDAIRHRAICLNLATHIESLGNGHSAVFHSTVIARRTEESGKVKLLLHWSPEDILPDVWVNESDRQQQKTKVVHLSKLATDTALLLDPSIYRMFF; encoded by the exons atgtccctcctcccccctcccccccactgctCAGCCGAACagcgcgaggaggaggaaggaccaGAGAGCTCAACTTTTCAACTCCTTAGACACCGATCTGCTCCCGGAGGTCTAAAGATGGCCGCACTCACGACCGACGGAACAGAGCGAGGTTCGGAAGAACCGGCCGATGGGACCGGGGAACCCGGCGCGGAGGCCCGGGCCCCTCCGCCGGACCACCGGCAGGAACTGCCGTGCGATGCGGAGCACGGAGCCGACATGGAGGCGGACGGCGGAGACGGAGGTGACCCATCTCCCGGTCCACATGCAGACAAAGAGCCGGTGCCGTCGACGGAATGCGGTGACAGCGACGGGAAAACTACGGAGAAACTGTGCGAGCCACCGGGGGAAAGTCCGGGTGGTCCAGCGAGTTTGGCGGGTAGCAGCGAGACTCAGCCCGGAGAACAAAGAGCGGAGAGCGGCCGCACAAAGCCCGGAGGGAGGCCCGCCGAGCCCGGGCCCAGGAGGCGGGCCAGCCTGGAGATCTCCTCCTCGGACGGAGAGCCGTTGAGCCGTATGGACTCCGAGGACAG catcagcagcacccTGATGGACGCGGAGAGCGGCGCGTCCAGCGGGCGCTCCACGCCCGCCATGATGAACGGGCATGGCGGGGGGGTCGGGGGAGGGGTCGCCGTCGGGGGGGCCGGCCCTGCCGGGGCGGGGCCCGTGGCGATGGCGgtcgggcccccgggggccgggggggtgaAGCCCGCCCCCGGGTACACCTGCTGCTGGGACCACTGCCACCTCCAGAACCCCAGCAGCCCCGACCTGGCGGAGCACATCAGAGCCCTGCACGTGGACCCccagaggggaggg gtgtttgtgtgtctgtggaaggGCTGTAAGGTGTACAACACGCCGTCCACCAGCCACAGCTGGCTGCAGAGGCACATGCTGACCCACAGCGGGGACAAACCCTTCAAG tgTGTGGTGGGCGGCTGCAACGCCACCTTCGCCTCCCAGGGGGGGCTGGCGCGCCACGTGCCCACCCACTTCAGCTCGGGGGGCCGGCCGGGGTCCAACGGCCGGCTGAAGGAGGAGAGCCCCTCCAAGGCGGGGCTCAACAAGCGGAGGAAGCTGAAGAGCAAACGAAGACGCTCCCTACGTATGTACTCCGTCCCGGCCGGGTCGCAGCGCATGT CGCGACCCCATGACTTCTTCGATGCTCAGACGATGGACGCCATTCGGCACCGCGCCATCTGCCTCAACCTGGCAACGCACATCGAGAGCCTTGGCAACGGGCACAGCGCCGTCTTCCACAGCACG GTCATCGCCCGGCGGACAGAGGAGTCTGGGAAGGTGAAGCTGCTGCTCCACTGGAGTCCTGAGGACAT ACTCCCGGACGTGTGGGTGAACGAGAGCGAccggcagcagcagaaaaccAAGGTGGTGCACCTGTCCAAGCTGGCCACGGACACGGCCCTACTGCTGGACCCCAGCATCTACAG GATGTTCTTCTAG
- the LOC115542623 gene encoding zinc finger protein aebp2 isoform X2, translated as MSLLPPPPHCSAEQREEEEGPESSTFQLLRHRSAPGGLKMAALTTDGTERGSEEPADGTGEPGAEARAPPPDHRQELPCDAEHGADMEADGGDGGDPSPGPHADKEPVPSTECGDSDGKTTEKLCEPPGESPGGPASLAGSSETQPGEQRAESGRTKPGGRPAEPGPRRRASLEISSSDGEPLSRMDSEDSISSTLMDAESGASSGRSTPAMMNGHGGGVGGGVAVGGAGPAGAGPVAMAVGPPGAGGVKPAPGYTCCWDHCHLQNPSSPDLAEHIRALHVDPQRGGVFVCLWKGCKVYNTPSTSHSWLQRHMLTHSGDKPFKCVVGGCNATFASQGGLARHVPTHFSSGGRPGSNGRLKEESPSKAGLNKRRKLKSKRRRSLPRPHDFFDAQTMDAIRHRAICLNLATHIESLGNGHSAVFHSTVIARRTEESGKVKLLLHWSPEDILPDVWVNESDRQQQKTKVVHLSKLATDTALLLDPSIYRMFF; from the exons atgtccctcctcccccctcccccccactgctCAGCCGAACagcgcgaggaggaggaaggaccaGAGAGCTCAACTTTTCAACTCCTTAGACACCGATCTGCTCCCGGAGGTCTAAAGATGGCCGCACTCACGACCGACGGAACAGAGCGAGGTTCGGAAGAACCGGCCGATGGGACCGGGGAACCCGGCGCGGAGGCCCGGGCCCCTCCGCCGGACCACCGGCAGGAACTGCCGTGCGATGCGGAGCACGGAGCCGACATGGAGGCGGACGGCGGAGACGGAGGTGACCCATCTCCCGGTCCACATGCAGACAAAGAGCCGGTGCCGTCGACGGAATGCGGTGACAGCGACGGGAAAACTACGGAGAAACTGTGCGAGCCACCGGGGGAAAGTCCGGGTGGTCCAGCGAGTTTGGCGGGTAGCAGCGAGACTCAGCCCGGAGAACAAAGAGCGGAGAGCGGCCGCACAAAGCCCGGAGGGAGGCCCGCCGAGCCCGGGCCCAGGAGGCGGGCCAGCCTGGAGATCTCCTCCTCGGACGGAGAGCCGTTGAGCCGTATGGACTCCGAGGACAG catcagcagcacccTGATGGACGCGGAGAGCGGCGCGTCCAGCGGGCGCTCCACGCCCGCCATGATGAACGGGCATGGCGGGGGGGTCGGGGGAGGGGTCGCCGTCGGGGGGGCCGGCCCTGCCGGGGCGGGGCCCGTGGCGATGGCGgtcgggcccccgggggccgggggggtgaAGCCCGCCCCCGGGTACACCTGCTGCTGGGACCACTGCCACCTCCAGAACCCCAGCAGCCCCGACCTGGCGGAGCACATCAGAGCCCTGCACGTGGACCCccagaggggaggg gtgtttgtgtgtctgtggaaggGCTGTAAGGTGTACAACACGCCGTCCACCAGCCACAGCTGGCTGCAGAGGCACATGCTGACCCACAGCGGGGACAAACCCTTCAAG tgTGTGGTGGGCGGCTGCAACGCCACCTTCGCCTCCCAGGGGGGGCTGGCGCGCCACGTGCCCACCCACTTCAGCTCGGGGGGCCGGCCGGGGTCCAACGGCCGGCTGAAGGAGGAGAGCCCCTCCAAGGCGGGGCTCAACAAGCGGAGGAAGCTGAAGAGCAAACGAAGACGCTCCCTAC CGCGACCCCATGACTTCTTCGATGCTCAGACGATGGACGCCATTCGGCACCGCGCCATCTGCCTCAACCTGGCAACGCACATCGAGAGCCTTGGCAACGGGCACAGCGCCGTCTTCCACAGCACG GTCATCGCCCGGCGGACAGAGGAGTCTGGGAAGGTGAAGCTGCTGCTCCACTGGAGTCCTGAGGACAT ACTCCCGGACGTGTGGGTGAACGAGAGCGAccggcagcagcagaaaaccAAGGTGGTGCACCTGTCCAAGCTGGCCACGGACACGGCCCTACTGCTGGACCCCAGCATCTACAG GATGTTCTTCTAG
- the LOC115541817 gene encoding pleckstrin homology domain-containing family A member 5 isoform X8 — protein MLKFSTTHCSSHNERKVTCKHPVTGVPSQDNCIFVVNEHVSSAQLVHPAPPPPEAVARSAPKPPSEQGGGADKTDRPTSTMSEASNYTGGSDYSTFPASPGPDPTLNTSLNTTLNTTAGSTALTSSSARPSRPSKKIHNFGKRSNSIKRNPNAPTVRSNWLYKQDSTGMKLWKKRWFVLCDMCLFYYRDDKEEGILGSILLPSFHISMLSVDDHISKKYAFKATHPNMRTYYFCTDTAKDMESWMRAMTDAALVHSEPIRRLDKLKLDPRSPPELNHLLNHRSLTRPEVHNNERNREAVVRHHSMSRLEDRKHHPAAGGRDHAAQGGGTNHRSGRAREREYYTLQRDGERFVLQKGGERYALRKDGDGFSLQKDSAPPPATPAPGAATPATPAAPRDLSAAQRGELESYAAQTLDDKYTVAPPPRTPTDGEGYGGPAQDGERYAPAQRQAAERPTPQRDPARGPPREVRRQLSLRETGDRYGTMLGGVHGGGGGVHVVDRYGGLKELKKYATLREGDRYAAAAAYRQADGYATLRDVGGERYGFPRDPGGPERPLTKINSIKLQPAQAAAIAAAVSASRQSQAAAHGHAHTLGHDHAHGHSHTLGHTHSHAHTPCLQQVNGPDAPTPGETSDLLSPLEGDGTLGRMQPLLEAEGGPGQEGARGPEGGWGMSRTGSMQQLEHWVRTHNNTPRGPEEDSRSVTSYQTLPRNMPSHRCPPATPRFPEGYRTLPRNSGVRPGSVASAAGSMYERSLDAEKRRSMRDDTMWQLHEWQQRQACSRQSLALPSGAGHYGTLPCTKTMMNISEHAPAPSIPPSPSHGSLYATHSRHHSGGSDTAPPVVRGDGGTLDRRQRAHMAKYGFPVDRRSLPVGQQPQPITAQSLQGKTPEELTLLLIKLRRQQAELSSLREHTLTQLMSLGMETSNAKAEVLSHHLQRNLVYLDTQTKENEPLIFMIHSMIENSAPRPQLYQQLNPESYQELPPPPPPPAPHMEDVDIDIKLSRLCEQDKTVRMQEDKLQQLHREKHTLETALLSASQELSEQGSATANPSATVSLLQQRDVLQNGLLSTCRELTRVHTEVERSWRDYDRMEVDVTQAKSTLLEQLEALGSPQTEPPSQRHVEIQKELWRIQDVMEALAKNQPQRSSHPGFPGARPLSSLQKNEQNPDYRLYKSEPELTTVKEEGDEVAGEERDKMDASAERKDAAASRAAPPYPVGIVPPRTKSPMSPPDSLHIGSYVTLRKTKKPEPRSDRPWSSAESPTEREGGRARMSVEEQLERMKRNQQAKRRENPSRSPSFNKDHPLGVLLRRASVEAGSADPGELEAALRQLALSEEGGSVEAGPPAARDPPQPPADQQGELKEGRGEEDTGDKQESPVHEVCDSQKVVIWELCREPQRAEMVKLQAFKEEQRRRVEEEEVQRRREAVEEQQRRRLEEEEQKQREEEQRRRLEEAKGPSPPSESNTTENCVMLDGPHPGSAPPPQDGRPLPPQPMRRRDKPQVPEKPQVPEKPQVPEKPQVPEKPRIPDKPRVPDRTAAPPETHFLPSYERLEADDKKHNNNNNNMVAVQTFSLVTSDT, from the exons ccctcAAGGCCTTCCAAGAAGATCCACAACTTTGGCAAGAGGTCCAACTCCATCAAGAGGAACCCCAACGCCCCCACTGTCAGGAGCAACTGGCTCTACAAGCAG GACAGCACAGGCATGAAGCTCTGGAAGAAGAGATGGTTTGTCCTGTGTGACATGTGCCTCTTCTACTACaggg ATGATAAGGAGGAGGGCATCCTGGGTAGCATCCTGCTGCCCAGCTTCCACATCTCCATGCTGTCGGTGGACGACCACATCAGCAAGAAGTACGCCTTCAAG gccaCACACCCCAACATGCGGACCTACTACTTCTGCACGGACACGGCCAAGGACATGGAGTCATGGATGAGGGCCATGACTGACGCCGCCCTGGTGCACTCTGAGCCAATCAGACG actGGACAAGTTAAAGCTGgacccccgctcccccccgGAGCTGAACCACCTGTTGAACCACCGCTCCCTGACGCGGCCCGAGGTCCACAACAACGAGCGGAACCGCGAGGCGGTGGTCCGCCATCACTCCATGTCCCGGCTGGAGGACCGCAAGCACCacccggcggcgggggggcgggaccaCGCGGCCCAGGGCGGGGGGACCAACCACCGCTCGGGACGGGCGCGGGAGCGCGAGTACTACACCCTGCAGCGGGACGGCGAGCGCTTCGTCCTGCAGAAGGGCGGTGAGCGCTACGCCCTGCGCAAGGACGGCGACGGCTTCTCCCTGCAGAAGGactcggccccgcccccggccacgCCCGCCCCGGGCGCCGCCACGCCCGCCACGCCCGCCGCGCCCCGGGACCTCAGCGCCGCCCAGCGCGGCGAGCTGGAGTCGTACGCCGCGCAGACGCTGGACGACAAGTACaccgtggccccgcccccccggacGCCCACCGACGGCGAGGGGTACGGCGGCCCCGCCCAGGACGGCGAGAGGTACGCGCCCGCCCAGCGGCAGGCGGCGGAGCGCCCCACGCCGCAGAGGGACCCCGCCAGGGGCCCCCCCCGGGAGGTGAGGCGGCAGCTGTCCCTGAGGGAGACGGGGGACCGCTACGGCACCATGCTGGGGGGCGTGcacggcgggggcggcggcgttCACGTGGTGGACCGCTACGGCgggctgaaggagctgaagaagtACGCCACGCTGCGGGAGGGCGACcgctacgccgccgccgccgcgtacCGCCAGGCGGACGGCTACGCCACGCTGAGGGACGTGGGCGGCGAGCGCTACGGCTTCCCCCGGGACCCCGGGGGGCCCGAGCGGCCCCTCACCAAGATCAACAGCATCAAGCTGCAGCCCGCCCAGGCCGCCGCCATCGCCGCCGCCGTCTCCGCCTCGCGCCAGAGCCAGGCCGCCGCCCACGGCCACGCCCACACCCTCGGACACGACCACGCCCACGGCCACTCCCACACCCTCGGACACACCCACAGCCACGCCCACACCCCCTGTCTGCAG CAGGTGAACGGGCCCGATGCCCCCACCCCGGGGGAGACCTCCGACCTGCTGAGCCCCCTGGAGGGGGACGGGACCCTGGGCCGGATGCAGCCTCTGCTGGAGGCTGAGGGGGGCCCGGGGCAggagggggcccggggcccggaggggggctgggggatgaGCAGGACCGGCTCCATGCAGCAGCTGGAGCACTGGGTCCGCACGCACAACAACACCCCCCGGGGGCCCGAGGAGGACAGCCGGAG tgTGACCTCCTACCAGACGTTACCCCGGAACATGCCGAGCCACCGCTGCCCCCCGGCGACGCCCCGGTTCCCCGAGGGGTACCGGACCCTCCCCAGGAACAGCGGGGTGCGGCCGGGCAGCGTGGCCAGCGCGGCGGGCTCCATGTACGAGCGCTCGCTGGACGCCGAGAAGCGGCGCTCCATGAGGGACGACACCATGTGGCAGCTGCACGAGTGGCAGCAGAGACAGGCCTGCTCCCGCCAGAGCCTGGCCCTGCCCTCAG GCGCGGGTCACTACGGCACGCTGCCGTGCACCAAGACCATGATGAACATCTCGGAGCACGCCCCCGcgccctccatccccccctccccctcccacggCTCCCTCTACGCAACGCACTCCCGCCACCACAGCGGGGGGTCCGACACCGCGCCCCCCGTCGTCAGGGGCGACGGGGGCACCCTGGACCGCCGGCAGCGGGCCCACATGGCCAAG TATGGCTTCCCAGTGGACCGCAGGTCGCTACCGGTTGGCCAACAgccccagccaatcacagcccagtCCCTGCAGGGGAAGACG CCTGAGGAGTTGACCCTCCTCCTCATTAAgctgcgccggcagcaggcggAGCTCAGCAGCCTTCGAGAACACACTCTGACCCAGCTCATGAGCCTGGGCATGGAGACGTCCAACGCCAAG GCGGAGGTGCTTTCCCACCACCTGCAACGTAACCTTGTGTACCTGGACACCCAG ACCAAGGAGAACGAGCCGCTAATCTTCATGATTCACTCTATGATCGAGAACTCTGCGCCGCGGCCCCAGCTCTACCAGCAA CTGAACCCGGAGAGCTACCAGGagttgccgccgccgccgccaccaccggcGCCGCACATGGAGGACGTGGACATAGAC atcaaGCTCAGCAGACTGTGTGAGCAGGACAAGACGGTGAGGATGCAGGAAGACAAACTCCAGCAGCTGCACAGAGAGAAG CACACCCTGGAGACGGCGCTGCTGTCGGCCAGCCAGGAGCTCAGTGAGCAGGGCAGCGCCACGGCCAACCCCAGCGCCACCGTCAGCCTGCTGCAGCAGAGAGACGTCCTGCAGAACGGACTGCTGAGCACCTGTAGGGAGCTGACCCGGGTCCACacg gaggtgGAGCGGTCGTGGAGGGACTACGACCGGATGGAGGTCGACGTCACGCAGGCCAAGAGCACGCTGCTGGAGCAACTGGAGGCCCTGGGGAGCCCTcag ACGGAGCCGCCCAGCCAGAGACACGTGGAGATCCAGAAGGAGCTGTGGAGGATCCAGGACGTCATGGAGGCCCTGGCCAAGAACCAACCACAGAGGAGCTCCCACCCAG ggttCCCAGGAGCCAGACCACTGTCCAGCCTCCAGAAGAATGAG CAGAACCCAGACTACCGGCTGTATAAGAGTGAGCCGGAGCTGACCAcggtgaaggaggagggagacgaggtggctggggaggagagggacaagATGGACGCCTCCGCGGAGAGGAAGGACGCCGCCGCCTCTCGAG cagcACCTCCCTACCCGGTGGGCATCGTACCCCCCAGGACCAAGTCTCCCATGAGCCCCCCGGACTCCCTGCACATCGGCTCCTACGTCACGCTGAGGAAGACCAAGAAACCGGAACCCAGATCG GACCGGCCCTGGAGCTCAGCCGAGTCCCccacggagagggagggggggcgggcgaGGATGAGTGTGGAGGAGCAGCTGGAAAGGATGAAGAGGAACCAGCAGGccaagaggagagagaacccCTCTCGCTCGCCCTCCTTCAACAAGGACCACCCCCTAGGTGTCCTGCTG agGCGGGCCTCGGTGGAGGCGGGCTCTGCGGACCCCGGGGAGCTGGAGGCAGCTCTGAGGCAGCTGGCGCTGAGCGAGGAGGGAGGCAGCGTCGAGGCCGGCCCCCCAGCTGCTCGAGaccccccacagcccccagcCGACCAG cagggggagctgaAGGAAGGCAGAGGGGAAGAAGACACTGGGGATAAACAAGAGAGCCCAGTACATGAG gtgtgtgacAGTCAGAAGGTGGTGATCTGGGAGCTGTGTCGAGAGCCCCAGCGGGCGGAGATGGTGAAGCTTCAGGCGtttaaggaggagcagaggcggagggtggaggaggaggaggtgcagaggaggagggaggcggtggaggagcagcagaggaggaggctggaggaggaggagcagaagcagagagaggaggagcaaagGAGGAGACTGGAGGAGGCGAAGGGCCCCTCCCCTCCGTCAGAGAGCAACACCACGGAGAACTg cgTCATGTTGGACGGCCCCCAccccggctccgcccccccgccgcAGGACGGGCGGCCGCTGCCCCCCCAGCCCATGAGGAGGCGGGACAAACCCCAGGTCCCGGAGAAGCCCCAGGTCCCGGAGAAGCCCCAGGTCCCGGAGAAACCCCAGGTCCCGGAGAAACCCCGGATCCCGGACAAACCCCGGGTCCCGGACCGGACCGCCGCCCCCCCGGAGACCCACTTCCTCCCCTCCTACGAGCGGCTGGAGGCCGACGAcaagaaacacaacaacaacaacaacaacatggtgGCCG TCCAGACCTTCTCATTGGTCACCAGCGACACGTGA